Proteins encoded within one genomic window of Eleutherodactylus coqui strain aEleCoq1 chromosome 1, aEleCoq1.hap1, whole genome shotgun sequence:
- the LOC136609330 gene encoding interleukin-17A-like, with amino-acid sequence MYPPRSMLLVSLLFALLGVCYGKKCHFSKELVLTQNMIVSLNSTNNVLTNTMQDNIRLRSLSPWSYKANEDENRYPRVIHEALCNHDWCLDFEGNKDLSRNSVPITHSMLVLRREIANCHQNFRLEFQQVTVGCTCSRPNIKVAS; translated from the exons ATGTATCCACCAAGGTCTATGCTGCTG GTCTCTTTGCTGTTTGCTCTTCTTGGGGTTTGCTATggcaaaaaatgtcatttttccaaaGAACTGGTCCTGACACAAAATATGATCGTCAGCCTTAACAGCACCAATAATGTGCTCACCAATACTATGCAAGACAACATCCGGCTGCGCTCCCTCTCACCATGGAGCTACAA GGCGAATGAAGATGAGAACCGATATCCTCGTGTCATTCATGAGGCTCTATGTAACCATGACTGGTGCTTAGACTTTGAGGGTAACAAAGACTTAAGCAGGAACTCcgtccccatcacacacagcatGCTGGTTCTTCGTCGGGAGATCGCAAACTGCCACCAGAACTTCCGGCTTGAGTTCCAGCAGGTCACCGTGGGTTGTACCTGTTCTAGGCCTAATATCAAAGTTGCTTCATAG
- the LOC136609314 gene encoding interleukin-17A-like — translation MDKFAAVLLLLGVSALMTVQCLDLHHLNKGPCPLITKFPNTVKVSLNLTGHDFHQSGDIMKRSTSPWQTSNDRNINRHPMNIVEAKCEMAGCVDADGVVDNDLNSVPIRQEILVLYREMKGCMPTFRLEKKIVTVGCTCVRSIVQEQP, via the exons ATGGACAAG TTCGCAGCCGTTCTGCTTCTCCTTGGAGTCTCCGCTTTGATGACAGTCCAATGTCTGGATCTTCATCATCTTAACAAAGGCCCATGCCCACTCATCACTAAGTTCCCGAATACTGTAAAAGTCAGCCTGAACTTGACTGGCCATGACTTCCACCAGAGTGGTGATATTATGAAGCGCTCCACCTCTCCATGGCAGACCAG CAATGACAGAAATATCAACCGACACCCTATGAATATCGTCGAGGCCAAGTGTGAAATGGCCGGATGCGTGGATGCCGACGGTGTTGTGGACAACGACTTAAACTCTGTGCCCATCAGACAAGAGATCCTGGTCCTTTACCGTGAGATGAAGGGATGCATGCCAACCTTCAGGCTGGAGAAGAAGATTGTGACCGTGGGCTGCACCTGCGTACGATCCATCGTCCAAGAGCAACCATAG